One genomic region from Streptomyces sp. Li-HN-5-11 encodes:
- a CDS encoding response regulator transcription factor produces MSDPTEANGTTAGAEATQAADGGSGRHARVVLVDDHRMFRTGVQAEIGRTEQTGVEVVGEAADVDQAVTVITATRPEVVLLDVHLPGGGGVEVLRRCAALMADTEQPVRFLALSVSDAAEDVIGVIRGGARGYVTKTITGSDLVDSIFRVQEGDAVFSPRLAGFVLDAFASTDAPPVDEDLDRLTQREREVLRLIARGYAYKEIAKQLFISVKTVESHVSAVLRKLQLSNRHELTRWATARRLV; encoded by the coding sequence ATGAGCGACCCGACCGAGGCGAACGGCACGACGGCGGGAGCGGAGGCGACGCAGGCCGCCGACGGCGGCAGCGGGCGGCACGCGCGCGTGGTCCTCGTCGACGACCACCGCATGTTCCGCACGGGGGTCCAGGCCGAGATCGGCCGGACCGAGCAGACCGGCGTGGAGGTCGTCGGCGAGGCAGCAGACGTCGACCAGGCGGTCACCGTCATCACCGCGACCCGCCCCGAGGTGGTCCTCCTCGACGTCCACCTTCCCGGGGGCGGCGGAGTCGAAGTGCTGCGGCGGTGCGCGGCGTTGATGGCCGACACCGAGCAACCCGTCCGTTTCCTCGCGCTGTCCGTCTCGGACGCGGCGGAGGACGTGATCGGAGTGATCCGCGGAGGTGCGCGCGGCTACGTCACGAAGACGATCACCGGGTCGGACCTCGTCGACTCGATCTTCCGCGTTCAGGAGGGCGACGCCGTCTTCTCGCCGCGCCTGGCCGGCTTCGTCCTCGACGCCTTCGCCTCCACCGACGCCCCGCCGGTCGACGAGGACCTCGACCGCCTCACCCAGCGCGAACGCGAGGTGCTGCGTCTGATCGCCCGTGGCTACGCCTACAAGGAGATCGCCAAGCAGCTCTTCATCTCCGTGAAGACGGTGGAGTCCCACGTCTCCGCCGTTCTGCGCAAGCTCCAGCTGTCCAACCGCCACGAACTGACCAGGTGGGCCACGGCCCGCCGGCTGGTGTGA
- a CDS encoding NlpC/P60 family protein — translation MAAHRRPRQLSLSGNTVRTAATIALAGAATATGFDGTGHATPRLTPEQVRAKVDQLYQEAEAAAEKYNGAKEKADTAQKRLKTLGDEAARRQERLNAARDALGSIAAAQYREGGIDPAVRLVLSDDPQQYLDGAEFAERAGTRQAAAVARVRDQLREIEQLRETAHVELTNLRSRQAELRRQKRTVTGKLDEARRLLSRLSPEQRAAIGRGGDAGHASRAAAGARDPLGAAGSPGPVTAPNSRASAAVAYAYRKLGSPYVWGATGPDAFDCSGLVQAAYRSAGISLPRTTYAQIGAGRRVSRSELLPGDLVFFYSGISHVGIYVGNGQMIHAPNPSAPVRLAPIDEMPFAGATRIV, via the coding sequence GTGGCAGCGCACCGCAGGCCCCGACAGCTCTCGCTCAGCGGCAACACGGTTCGTACGGCCGCCACGATCGCCCTCGCGGGCGCGGCGACGGCCACGGGATTCGACGGCACCGGGCACGCCACGCCGCGGCTGACACCGGAGCAGGTCAGGGCCAAGGTGGACCAGCTGTACCAGGAGGCGGAGGCCGCCGCCGAGAAGTACAACGGCGCGAAGGAGAAGGCGGACACGGCGCAGAAGCGGCTGAAGACGCTCGGCGACGAGGCGGCCCGCCGGCAGGAGAGGCTCAATGCGGCCCGGGACGCACTGGGTTCCATCGCAGCGGCGCAGTACCGGGAGGGCGGCATCGATCCCGCGGTGCGACTGGTGCTGTCCGACGATCCCCAGCAGTACCTGGACGGCGCCGAGTTCGCCGAGCGGGCGGGGACCCGGCAGGCGGCCGCCGTGGCCCGCGTACGGGATCAGCTCAGGGAGATCGAGCAGCTGCGCGAGACGGCGCACGTCGAGCTGACGAACCTCCGCTCCCGCCAGGCGGAGCTGAGGCGGCAGAAGAGGACGGTCACCGGGAAGCTCGACGAGGCCCGGCGGCTGCTGTCCCGGCTGTCCCCGGAGCAGCGCGCGGCGATCGGCCGGGGCGGGGACGCGGGACACGCCTCCCGTGCCGCCGCCGGTGCGCGGGACCCGCTCGGCGCCGCCGGCTCCCCCGGGCCGGTGACGGCTCCCAACTCCCGTGCCTCGGCGGCCGTCGCGTATGCCTACCGGAAGCTCGGCAGCCCCTACGTGTGGGGCGCGACCGGGCCCGACGCCTTCGACTGCTCGGGTCTGGTCCAGGCGGCCTACCGCTCCGCCGGCATCTCGTTGCCCCGCACCACCTACGCCCAGATCGGCGCGGGCCGGCGCGTCTCGCGGTCCGAACTGCTCCCCGGCGACCTGGTGTTCTTCTACTCCGGGATCAGCCACGTCGGCATCTACGTGGGCAACGGGCAGATGATCCACGCCCCGAACCCGTCGGCGCCGGTACGGCTGGCCCCGATCGACGAGATGCCGTTCGCGGGAGCGACGCGGATCGTGTGA
- a CDS encoding tellurite resistance/C4-dicarboxylate transporter family protein, translating into MPDSSPFRVWLAQRPPAAGAAVMATGIVSVGLHLTDHETLSRVVLAIACAAWLALASDFVVRLLREPSRWIAEAGTPGALTGVAATTVLGTRFSALGWQPLAEALLALAVVLWPGLLVLVVRRCRRPMPGAVFLSCVATEGLAVLGATLARSQDTAWLAHTALVLFWLGLALYVFALTCFEPREVIEGHGDHWIAGGALAIAALAGAKLIDAGNAGTYLWNNDDSAALHTVTILLLVLDLCWYAVLLAAELAWPRLGYDVRRWATVFPMGMTAAALLSVGVAAGIPGSRSPGEALLWVAVVAWLAVAAGALADARAELRAAR; encoded by the coding sequence ATGCCTGACTCCTCCCCGTTCCGCGTCTGGTTGGCGCAGCGTCCTCCGGCGGCGGGGGCCGCCGTGATGGCGACCGGCATCGTGTCGGTCGGACTGCATCTGACGGACCACGAGACGCTGTCCCGCGTCGTCCTCGCCATAGCCTGTGCCGCCTGGCTGGCGCTGGCCTCGGACTTCGTCGTACGGCTGCTGCGGGAACCGTCGCGGTGGATCGCCGAGGCGGGGACACCGGGCGCGCTCACCGGTGTCGCCGCGACGACCGTGCTGGGGACCCGGTTCTCCGCGCTGGGATGGCAGCCCCTCGCCGAGGCGCTGCTCGCACTGGCCGTCGTCCTGTGGCCGGGGCTGCTGGTGCTGGTCGTACGGCGCTGCCGGCGGCCCATGCCCGGCGCGGTGTTCCTGAGCTGTGTGGCGACGGAGGGTCTGGCGGTGCTCGGCGCGACGCTGGCCAGGTCCCAGGACACGGCCTGGCTGGCGCACACGGCACTGGTGCTGTTCTGGCTCGGGCTCGCCCTCTACGTCTTCGCGCTGACCTGTTTCGAGCCGCGGGAGGTGATCGAGGGGCACGGGGACCACTGGATCGCGGGCGGAGCGCTGGCGATCGCGGCGCTCGCCGGGGCGAAGCTGATCGACGCCGGCAATGCGGGCACGTACCTGTGGAACAACGACGACAGCGCCGCCCTGCACACCGTGACCATCCTGCTGCTGGTGCTCGACCTGTGCTGGTACGCGGTCCTGCTGGCGGCCGAACTGGCCTGGCCCCGGCTCGGTTACGACGTGCGCCGCTGGGCGACCGTGTTCCCCATGGGCATGACCGCCGCGGCGCTGCTGTCGGTCGGTGTCGCGGCCGGCATTCCGGGGTCGCGGAGCCCCGGAGAGGCGCTGCTGTGGGTGGCGGTGGTGGCGTGGCTGGCCGTCGCGGCGGGCGCGTTGGCGGACGCGCGGGCCGAGCTCAGGGCCGCGCGCTGA
- a CDS encoding NlpC/P60 family protein, protein MASHRKTDPAVTRVAGMPPTVPATAALISVALLPQTAGSAPAAHGDRPSLEEVEKKLDDLYRRADAAGEKAADEKYDTPRELPARQRPAKQRGTGQRGRVAALLDDVARRTDMLNKARGILGSFAAPPSRAGAEAPEAAALQLADAPEGYFDRDQLMSRLVARRQGRPADSGAPLPLSGRNRQEAPRVRQEAPRNLASQPEQHDIRAAKITVQTKLAAARALLLERTAAYTSGRGATAPASLPPVPPAQPVPSAQSMPSAQSMPSAQSEAPASGSSYATKAEKALAFARAQIGKPYVWGAAGPGSYDCSGLTQAAWKAAGVALPRTTQAQIGAGTTVPLPEALPGDLVFFHDDLSHVGIHVGDGMMIHAPQPGAYVREESIHRWGESAIHRVVRPA, encoded by the coding sequence TTGGCGTCGCACCGCAAGACGGACCCCGCGGTTACGCGCGTAGCCGGCATGCCTCCCACCGTGCCGGCCACGGCCGCCCTGATCTCGGTGGCCCTGCTCCCCCAGACCGCCGGATCCGCTCCCGCGGCCCACGGTGACAGGCCGAGCCTCGAAGAGGTGGAGAAGAAGCTCGACGACCTGTACCGCCGGGCCGACGCGGCGGGCGAGAAGGCCGCGGACGAGAAGTACGACACTCCCAGGGAGCTCCCCGCGAGGCAGCGCCCGGCGAAGCAGCGCGGCACCGGGCAGCGCGGTCGCGTCGCGGCGCTTCTCGACGACGTCGCCAGGCGCACGGACATGCTCAACAAGGCACGCGGGATCCTGGGTTCGTTCGCCGCGCCCCCGTCCCGCGCGGGTGCGGAGGCGCCCGAGGCCGCCGCTCTCCAGCTCGCGGACGCCCCGGAGGGCTACTTCGACCGGGACCAGCTGATGAGCCGCCTGGTCGCACGCCGGCAGGGCCGGCCCGCCGACTCCGGGGCGCCGCTGCCCTTGTCCGGGCGGAACCGCCAGGAGGCACCGCGGGTTCGCCAGGAGGCACCGCGGAACCTCGCGTCACAGCCCGAGCAGCACGACATCAGGGCGGCCAAGATCACCGTCCAGACGAAGCTGGCCGCCGCTCGCGCGCTGCTGCTGGAGCGGACGGCTGCGTACACGTCCGGGCGCGGAGCGACGGCCCCCGCCTCGCTGCCACCCGTGCCGCCCGCACAGCCCGTGCCATCCGCACAGTCCATGCCGTCCGCACAATCCATGCCGTCCGCGCAGTCCGAGGCGCCGGCGTCCGGCTCCTCGTACGCCACGAAGGCCGAGAAGGCCCTGGCCTTCGCGCGGGCGCAGATAGGCAAGCCGTACGTCTGGGGCGCGGCGGGCCCGGGGTCGTACGACTGCTCAGGGCTCACCCAGGCCGCTTGGAAGGCCGCCGGCGTCGCCCTGCCGCGGACCACCCAGGCCCAGATCGGCGCGGGAACGACCGTGCCCCTGCCCGAAGCCCTCCCCGGCGACCTCGTCTTCTTCCACGACGACCTCAGCCACGTCGGCATCCACGTCGGCGACGGCATGATGATCCACGCCCCGCAACCGGGCGCCTACGTCCGTGAGGAATCGATCCACCGCTGGGGCGAGTCGGCGATCCACAGGGTGGTGCGCCCTGCCTGA
- the pcrA gene encoding DNA helicase PcrA codes for MSSLFDDSFLADLQAPRGHEEEPPPPEDDHAPEPVPDDLFGGKFDMPPDRDAYERDGHGRDAYYRDGAHRPVVDPAALLEGLNDNQRAAVVHAGSPLLIVAGAGSGKTRVLTHRIAHLLAERGVHPGQILAITFTNKAAGEMKERVEQLVGPRANAMWVMTFHSACVRILRRESKRLGFTSSFSIYDAADSKRLMALVCRDLDLDPKRYPPKSFSAKISNLKNELIDEEDFAAQATDGFEKTLAQAYALYQSRLREANALDFDDLIMTTVNLLRAFPDVAEHYRRRFRHVLVDEYQDTNHAQYALVRELVGTSEHPVDVPPGEDDLPPAELCVVGDADQSIYAFRGATIRNILQFEEDYPDATTILLEQNYRSTQTILSAANAVIERNESRRPKNLWTNAGAGARITGYVADTEHDEAQFVADEIDRLTDAGEAKAGDVAVFYRTNAQSRVFEEVFIRVGLPYKVVGGVRFYERKEVRDVLAYLRVLANPEDSVPLRRILNVPKRGIGDRAEAMIDALAQREKISFPQALKRVDEAYGMAARSANAVKRFNTLMEELRTIVESGAGPATVLEAVLERTGYLAELQASTDPQDETRIENLQELAAVALEFEQERGEGESGTLADFLEQVALVADSDQIPEEDEDGSGVITLMTLHTAKGLEFPVVFLTGMEDGVFPHMRALGQTKELEEERRLAYVGITRARERLYLTRSAMRSAWGQPSYNPPSRFLEEIPPVHVEWKRTGGSASVSSGPAAGVAASLSSTRSRSSASGASGFATRRTSEKPVVSLAVGDRVTHDQFGLGTVVAVKGTGANAEATIDFGDAKPKRLLLRYAPVEKL; via the coding sequence ATGAGCAGCCTCTTTGACGACAGCTTCCTGGCGGACCTCCAGGCCCCGCGCGGCCACGAGGAAGAACCGCCGCCGCCCGAGGACGATCACGCTCCGGAGCCGGTTCCGGACGATCTGTTCGGCGGGAAGTTCGACATGCCTCCGGACCGGGACGCGTACGAACGGGACGGCCACGGCAGGGACGCGTACTACCGTGACGGCGCGCACCGGCCCGTCGTGGACCCGGCCGCGCTCCTGGAGGGACTCAACGACAACCAGCGCGCCGCCGTCGTCCACGCCGGCTCCCCGCTGCTCATCGTGGCCGGCGCCGGTTCCGGCAAGACGCGTGTGCTCACGCACCGCATCGCACACCTGCTGGCCGAGCGGGGCGTCCATCCCGGCCAGATCCTGGCGATCACCTTCACCAACAAGGCCGCCGGCGAGATGAAGGAGCGCGTCGAGCAGCTCGTCGGCCCGCGCGCCAACGCGATGTGGGTGATGACCTTTCACAGCGCGTGCGTCCGCATCCTGCGCCGGGAGTCGAAGAGGCTCGGTTTCACGTCGAGTTTCTCCATCTACGACGCCGCCGACTCCAAGCGCCTGATGGCCCTGGTCTGCCGCGACCTGGACCTCGATCCCAAGCGCTATCCGCCGAAGTCCTTCAGCGCCAAGATCTCCAACCTGAAGAACGAGCTGATCGACGAGGAGGACTTCGCCGCCCAGGCCACCGACGGATTCGAGAAGACCCTCGCCCAGGCCTACGCCCTCTACCAGTCGCGGCTGCGCGAGGCCAACGCCCTCGACTTCGACGACCTGATCATGACGACGGTCAACCTGCTCCGTGCGTTCCCGGACGTCGCCGAGCACTACCGCCGCCGCTTCCGCCACGTCCTGGTCGACGAGTACCAGGACACCAACCACGCGCAGTACGCCCTCGTGCGCGAGCTCGTCGGCACCTCCGAGCACCCGGTGGACGTCCCGCCCGGCGAGGACGACCTCCCACCCGCCGAACTGTGCGTCGTCGGTGACGCCGACCAGTCGATCTACGCCTTCCGCGGGGCGACGATCCGCAACATCCTCCAGTTCGAGGAGGACTACCCGGACGCGACGACGATCCTGCTGGAGCAGAACTACCGTTCCACGCAGACGATCCTCTCCGCGGCCAACGCGGTCATCGAACGCAACGAGTCCCGCCGCCCCAAGAACCTGTGGACCAACGCGGGCGCGGGCGCCCGCATCACCGGCTACGTCGCCGACACCGAGCACGACGAGGCGCAGTTCGTCGCCGACGAGATAGACCGCCTCACGGACGCGGGCGAGGCGAAGGCCGGCGACGTCGCCGTCTTCTACCGGACGAACGCCCAGTCCCGTGTCTTCGAAGAGGTCTTCATCCGCGTCGGCCTGCCCTACAAGGTCGTCGGTGGTGTCCGCTTCTACGAGCGCAAGGAGGTCCGGGACGTCCTGGCCTACCTGCGCGTCCTCGCGAACCCCGAGGACTCCGTGCCGCTGCGCCGCATCCTCAACGTTCCCAAGCGGGGCATCGGCGACCGCGCCGAGGCGATGATCGACGCCCTCGCCCAGCGCGAGAAGATCAGCTTCCCGCAGGCCCTCAAGCGCGTCGACGAGGCCTACGGCATGGCCGCGCGGTCGGCCAACGCCGTCAAGCGGTTCAACACGCTGATGGAAGAGCTCCGCACGATCGTCGAGTCCGGCGCGGGCCCGGCGACCGTCCTGGAGGCGGTGCTCGAACGGACCGGCTACCTCGCCGAGTTGCAGGCCTCCACCGACCCCCAGGACGAGACCCGCATCGAGAACCTCCAAGAACTCGCCGCCGTGGCCCTGGAGTTCGAGCAGGAGCGCGGCGAGGGAGAGTCCGGCACGCTGGCCGACTTCCTCGAGCAGGTCGCTCTGGTCGCCGACTCCGACCAGATCCCGGAGGAGGACGAGGACGGCTCCGGCGTCATCACGCTGATGACCCTGCACACCGCCAAGGGCCTGGAGTTCCCGGTGGTCTTCCTGACCGGCATGGAGGACGGCGTCTTCCCGCACATGCGCGCCCTCGGCCAGACCAAGGAACTGGAGGAGGAGCGGCGCCTGGCGTACGTCGGCATCACGCGCGCGCGGGAGCGGCTCTATCTGACGCGGTCGGCGATGCGGAGCGCGTGGGGGCAGCCGTCGTACAACCCGCCCTCCCGCTTCCTGGAGGAGATTCCGCCGGTACACGTGGAGTGGAAGCGGACGGGCGGCTCGGCGTCCGTGTCCTCCGGTCCGGCCGCGGGAGTGGCGGCGTCGCTGTCGTCCACCCGCTCCCGCTCCTCGGCGTCCGGTGCCTCCGGGTTCGCCACACGCCGGACCTCGGAGAAGCCGGTGGTGTCCCTCGCCGTCGGCGACCGGGTCACGCACGACCAGTTCGGCCTCGGCACGGTGGTCGCGGTCAAGGGCACGGGTGCCAACGCCGAGGCGACGATCGACTTCGGCGATGCCAAGCCGAAGCGGCTGCTGCTGCGGTACGCGCCGGTGGAGAAGCTCTGA
- a CDS encoding M23 family metallopeptidase yields the protein MNDPHPSGTATTPAPASDAAAAPYASYGEQEATYGDFTTYGDYDATGFHTGTHHAAHSTTSFATDPLFGDLSGNSGQAPTSYDTGHWPAAGHQTLNYDPYAAQHHAAYDTGAYDTTAWATGYQPLAYVPQQSAPADATGQWDADAWLQADQSGAAADRTQQWEWGTQSFDTGAYDATQWNTDGTTDGTTTTPAPTPEEHGEYSEHQDHPGHHENQSQDGHASSPDGELTATGELPSVPALLDDQEEIAPAPAGRAASRGGGRSRRRPPAKRSALLTVAVPSVCVMGVAGIAAASVGSLTNDSKDTSASASDAHPVQPATVNTKLDSQLQNLSAGANDFADRASRTQERIDLKAQQDAQKRKAAEEAARRERLRPKFVLPVTQKGLSAYFGQAGVNWMSVHTGIDFPVAYGTTVMAATDGTVQTKWNSAYGNMLILTAKDGTQTWYCHLSSYRVPPGTVVKAGQPIAYSGNSGNSTGPHLHFEVRPGGGAPIDPLPWLRSHGLDPT from the coding sequence GTGAACGACCCGCACCCGTCGGGGACCGCGACCACCCCGGCTCCGGCCTCCGACGCCGCCGCGGCGCCCTACGCGTCGTACGGCGAACAGGAAGCCACGTACGGCGACTTCACCACGTACGGCGACTACGACGCCACCGGTTTTCACACCGGCACGCACCACGCGGCGCACAGCACGACGAGCTTCGCGACCGACCCCCTCTTCGGCGACCTCTCCGGCAACAGCGGCCAGGCCCCCACCTCGTACGACACCGGCCACTGGCCCGCCGCCGGCCACCAGACCCTGAACTACGACCCGTACGCTGCCCAGCACCACGCCGCCTACGACACCGGCGCGTACGACACCACCGCCTGGGCGACCGGGTACCAGCCGCTGGCGTACGTGCCGCAGCAGTCCGCGCCGGCCGACGCCACCGGCCAGTGGGACGCGGACGCCTGGCTCCAGGCCGACCAGTCCGGCGCCGCCGCCGACCGGACCCAGCAGTGGGAATGGGGCACGCAGTCCTTCGACACCGGCGCATACGACGCCACGCAGTGGAACACCGACGGCACCACCGACGGCACCACCACGACACCCGCCCCCACACCTGAGGAACACGGCGAGTACAGCGAGCACCAGGACCATCCCGGCCACCACGAGAATCAGAGCCAGGACGGACACGCCTCCTCGCCGGACGGCGAGTTGACGGCAACCGGTGAGCTGCCCTCCGTCCCCGCACTGCTGGACGACCAGGAGGAGATCGCCCCGGCCCCGGCCGGGCGCGCGGCCTCCCGTGGCGGGGGCCGTTCCCGGCGCCGTCCTCCGGCCAAGCGTTCCGCGCTGCTGACCGTGGCCGTGCCCTCGGTCTGTGTCATGGGGGTCGCCGGAATCGCCGCCGCCTCAGTGGGCAGCCTGACCAACGACAGCAAGGACACCTCGGCGTCCGCGTCGGATGCCCACCCCGTGCAGCCGGCCACCGTCAACACCAAGCTCGACAGCCAGTTGCAGAACCTGTCCGCCGGCGCGAACGACTTCGCCGACCGCGCCAGCCGCACGCAGGAGCGCATCGACCTCAAGGCCCAGCAGGACGCCCAGAAGAGGAAGGCCGCCGAGGAGGCGGCCCGCAGGGAGCGGCTGCGTCCCAAGTTCGTGCTGCCGGTCACGCAGAAGGGGCTCAGCGCCTACTTCGGCCAGGCGGGCGTCAACTGGATGTCCGTGCACACCGGCATCGACTTCCCCGTCGCCTACGGGACGACGGTGATGGCCGCGACCGACGGCACCGTGCAGACCAAGTGGAACAGCGCCTACGGCAACATGCTGATCCTCACGGCGAAGGACGGCACGCAGACCTGGTACTGCCACCTCTCCAGCTACCGGGTTCCCCCCGGTACGGTGGTCAAGGCCGGGCAGCCGATCGCGTATTCGGGCAACTCCGGCAACTCGACCGGCCCGCACCTGCACTTCGAGGTCAGGCCCGGGGGAGGGGCGCCGATAGACCCGCTGCCCTGGCTGCGCAGCCACGGGCTCGACCCGACGTGA
- a CDS encoding alpha/beta fold hydrolase produces MKVTRVADPILPLCQRLLPTRLAGLSLALLKATALELAILAGHLLLYPSGIVQERRGPGCALPSPDGAAQLPTEAKPPVVLLHGFIDNRSVFVLLRRNLAQHGRQRVESLNYSPLTCDIRTAAELLGRHIEEICERTGARQVDVVGHSLGGLIARYYVQRLGGDLRVRTLVTLGTPHSGTRVAPLANAHPIVRQMRPGSELIEELSRPAPGCRTHFVSFWSDLDHLMDPLESACIDHPDLEAENVQVSGIGHLALPVHPAVATGIRQALDTVRPGDPSAARAGGLTVA; encoded by the coding sequence ATGAAGGTCACCAGGGTCGCAGACCCCATTCTTCCGCTCTGCCAGCGTCTGCTGCCGACCAGACTCGCGGGACTCTCGCTGGCCCTCCTCAAAGCGACCGCCCTCGAGCTCGCGATCCTCGCGGGGCACCTCCTCCTGTATCCCTCGGGCATCGTGCAGGAACGTCGTGGCCCCGGCTGCGCGCTCCCCTCCCCGGACGGCGCCGCGCAGCTGCCGACGGAGGCCAAGCCGCCGGTCGTGCTGCTGCACGGGTTCATCGACAACCGCTCGGTGTTCGTCCTGTTGCGCCGCAACCTCGCCCAGCACGGCCGGCAGCGGGTGGAGTCCCTCAACTACTCACCGCTGACCTGTGACATCCGCACCGCGGCGGAACTGCTCGGCCGGCACATAGAGGAGATCTGCGAGCGCACCGGCGCACGGCAGGTCGACGTCGTCGGACACAGCCTCGGCGGTCTCATCGCCCGTTATTACGTGCAGCGACTCGGCGGCGATCTGAGGGTCCGCACACTCGTCACCCTCGGCACCCCGCACTCCGGCACCCGGGTCGCGCCCTTGGCGAACGCCCACCCGATAGTGCGCCAGATGCGCCCCGGTTCGGAGCTGATCGAGGAGCTCTCCCGCCCGGCGCCGGGCTGCCGTACGCACTTCGTCAGCTTCTGGAGCGACCTGGACCACCTGATGGATCCGCTGGAGTCGGCCTGCATCGACCACCCTGACCTCGAGGCGGAGAACGTCCAGGTCAGCGGCATCGGGCATCTTGCCCTGCCCGTGCACCCGGCCGTCGCGACCGGGATACGGCAGGCCCTCGACACCGTACGGCCGGGAGACCCGTCCGCCGCGCGCGCGGGCGGCCTCACCGTGGCATGA
- a CDS encoding cobalamin B12-binding domain-containing protein — translation MGVAAGPIRVVVAKPGLDGHDRGAKVIARALRDAGMEVIYTGLHQTPEQIVDTAIQEDADAIGLSILSGAHNTLFAAVIDLLEQRDAGDIVVFGGGIIPEADIAPLKEKGVAEIFTPGATTQSIVDWVRANVRQPAEA, via the coding sequence ATGGGTGTGGCAGCCGGTCCGATCCGCGTGGTGGTGGCCAAGCCTGGGCTCGACGGCCACGATCGGGGCGCCAAGGTGATCGCGCGGGCGCTGCGCGACGCCGGTATGGAGGTCATCTACACCGGGCTCCACCAGACCCCGGAGCAGATCGTGGACACGGCCATCCAGGAGGACGCCGACGCGATCGGGCTGTCCATCCTCTCCGGCGCGCACAACACGCTGTTCGCGGCTGTGATCGACCTGCTCGAGCAGCGCGACGCCGGGGACATCGTCGTCTTCGGCGGCGGGATCATCCCCGAGGCGGACATCGCGCCGCTGAAGGAGAAGGGCGTCGCCGAGATCTTCACTCCCGGCGCGACCACCCAGTCGATCGTGGACTGGGTCCGGGCGAACGTCCGCCAGCCGGCGGAGGCGTAG